A genomic stretch from Salvelinus fontinalis isolate EN_2023a unplaced genomic scaffold, ASM2944872v1 scaffold_0178, whole genome shotgun sequence includes:
- the LOC129844136 gene encoding zinc finger protein 239-like — translation MSSPSYSPPAKEEVCWTEKEGLWLNVVVKEEGEEEEVSVKGEEDAFRMKEEEEEAISITFKEEGEPFGVEEEAISIKEEEEEDVWRDEEGEEEETEDLINTRERPDSPSDSGKSSSGKPDPATPKPTRRHQCSHCGKSFPWLRALKQHKKKHSGEKPYRCSQCGMTFTWAGSLWGHKRIHSGEKPYHCSHCGKSFRKLGDLKAHERTHTGEKPYQCSQCGKSFSHSGSLKDHERRHRQEKPYQCSLCGKSFITLGNLKQHKRTHTGEKPYQCSQCGKSFSHSGSLKDHERRHRQEKPYQCSLCGKSFIKLGALNRHERTHTGGDKTYHCSLCEKSFNRLRHLNKHERIHTQEEKTYRCSLCGKTFSQSEDLKAHERIERLCSDLCF, via the exons ATGAGCTCTCCAAGCTACTCTcctcctgctaaagaagaggtctgctggacggagaaagagggTCTGTGGCTGAACGTTGTCGTgaaagaagagggggaagaggaggaagttTCCGTAAAAGGAGAGGAAGATGCTTTCAGaatgaaagaggaggaagaggaggctatcagTATCACGTTTAAAGAAGAGGGAGAACCTTTTGGAGtggaagaggaggctatctcaataaaagaggaggaggaggaagacgtttggagagatgaagagggagaggaagaggagactgaagatctgattaacacca gagagagaccagactctCCTTCTGACAGCGGGAAGAGTTCTTCAGGGAAACCAGACCCGGCGACACCCAAACCAACGAGACGACATCAAtgctcccactgtggaaagagttttccCTGGTTAAGGGCCCTGAAGCAGCATAAGAAAAAACactctggagagaagccttatcgCTGTTCTCAATGTGGAATGACTTTTACCTGGGCAGGAAGCCTATGGGGGCATAAGAGAATACactctggagagaagccttaccactgctcccactgtggaaagagttttaggaAGTTAGGTGACCTGAAGGcgcatgagaggacacacacaggagaaaagccctaccaatgttcccagtgtggaaagagttttagccaTTCAGGGAGCCTTAAAGACCATGAGAGGAGACACAGACAAGAAAAACCGTACCAATGCTCcctgtgtggaaagagttttatcaCGTTAGGGAACCTAAAACAGCAtaaaaggacacacacaggagaaaagccctaccaatgctcccagtgtggaaagagttttagccaTTCAGGGAGCCTTAAAGACCATGAGAGGAGACACAGACAAGAAAAACCCTACCAATGCTCcctgtgtggaaagagttttatcaAGTTAGGGGCCCTGAATCggcatgagaggacacacacaggaggggATAAGACGTACCACTGCTCCCTGTGTGAAAAGAGTTTTAACCGGTTAAGACATCTGAATAAGCATGAAAGAATACATACACAGGAGGAGAAGACATACCGCTGCTCACTGTGTGGAAAgacattttcccagtcagaggacCTGAAAGCACATGAGAGAATAGAGAGGCTGTGTTCTGACTTGTGCTTTTGA